Proteins encoded in a region of the Cetobacterium ceti genome:
- a CDS encoding SIMPL domain-containing protein, producing the protein MENKGRCTGLILGVSIFLGLSSLGYLLGNSYLKGKELNRVVSVKGLAEKEVKANIVLWPIDFRVTGNNLERIYDSLEKDNNKIIGFLESKGITKDEITVSAPKIEDKALYGDMNKMEFRYIANGTITVYSTKVDLVYKLTNEIGELVKENIALNTNQYGSYVDYIYTELNSIKPSMIETATKNAREVAEKFAKDSNSTLGKIKNANQGQFIIENRDQHNPQIKKVRVVSTVEYYLTD; encoded by the coding sequence ATGGAAAATAAAGGAAGATGCACAGGATTAATTTTAGGGGTATCTATATTTTTAGGATTGAGCTCTCTAGGTTATTTACTAGGAAATAGTTATTTAAAAGGAAAGGAACTAAATAGGGTAGTTTCTGTTAAAGGTCTTGCTGAAAAGGAAGTTAAAGCAAATATCGTTCTTTGGCCAATAGATTTTAGAGTGACTGGGAATAATTTAGAAAGAATTTATGATTCCTTAGAAAAAGATAATAATAAAATTATTGGATTTTTAGAAAGTAAGGGAATTACAAAGGATGAAATAACAGTTTCAGCTCCCAAAATAGAGGATAAGGCTCTTTATGGAGATATGAATAAAATGGAATTTAGATATATTGCCAATGGAACCATAACAGTTTATTCAACAAAGGTTGATTTAGTATATAAATTAACAAATGAAATAGGAGAATTGGTAAAGGAAAATATAGCGTTAAATACAAACCAATATGGAAGTTATGTGGATTATATTTATACGGAATTAAACAGCATAAAACCTTCTATGATAGAAACAGCAACTAAAAATGCTAGAGAAGTTGCAGAAAAATTTGCAAAGGATTCTAATTCTACTTTGGGAAAAATAAAAAATGCAAATCAAGGACAATTTATAATTGAAAACAGAGATCAACATAACCCTCAAATAAAGAAGGTTAGAGTAGTAAGTACAGTGGAATATTACTTAACAGATTAA
- a CDS encoding AEC family transporter yields the protein MFFLTTVESLLIILIISALGYFLKKYDWFDDKFGKSISRLVIKVALPCAIFMSVLKHITRENLLNLSGDLIYPIVTVVISYTVAYILTKVMKIPVGRRGIFMNGVANTNVVSIGLPLNMALFGSDGMAYFLIFYLVNTFSTWCFGVYLIANDTPNVEENKEHKINWGKIFPPPMIGLFIAIVYVILDLPVPRFVGETLGFVGGLTVPLSLIYVGIRVFDAGISSIKFDRDTIVALCGRFILAPAIMVCVLLIAMKGFDIQLSNLLVRTFVVQSGVPMLAVLPILAGESGGDVKYATNLLVSSTVLFIVVVPILGKVIGWV from the coding sequence ATGTTTTTCTTAACAACGGTAGAAAGTTTATTAATTATTCTTATTATTAGTGCCCTGGGATATTTTTTAAAAAAATATGATTGGTTTGATGATAAGTTTGGTAAAAGTATTTCGAGATTAGTTATAAAGGTGGCCTTGCCATGTGCTATATTTATGTCTGTGTTAAAGCATATTACAAGGGAAAATTTATTAAATCTATCAGGAGATTTAATATATCCAATTGTAACTGTGGTGATATCTTATACTGTAGCTTATATTTTAACTAAGGTAATGAAAATACCAGTAGGACGACGTGGTATTTTTATGAATGGAGTTGCAAATACCAATGTAGTTTCCATAGGATTGCCACTTAATATGGCTCTTTTTGGATCTGATGGAATGGCTTATTTTTTAATTTTCTATTTAGTTAATACTTTTTCAACTTGGTGTTTTGGAGTATATTTAATAGCCAATGATACTCCAAATGTTGAGGAAAATAAAGAACATAAAATAAATTGGGGAAAAATATTTCCACCTCCAATGATAGGGCTATTTATTGCAATTGTATATGTAATATTAGATTTACCTGTACCAAGATTTGTAGGAGAAACTTTAGGATTTGTAGGGGGATTAACAGTTCCCTTAAGCTTAATTTATGTAGGAATAAGAGTATTTGATGCAGGAATTTCTAGTATTAAATTTGATAGGGATACAATAGTAGCCCTATGTGGTAGATTTATATTAGCACCAGCTATAATGGTTTGTGTATTATTAATTGCTATGAAAGGATTTGACATTCAACTATCAAATTTACTTGTTAGAACATTTGTAGTTCAATCGGGAGTTCCTATGTTAGCAGTATTACCAATCCTTGCAGGGGAATCTGGAGGAGATGTAAAATATGCAACAAATTTATTAGTATCAAGTACAGTACTATTTATAGTTGTTGTACCTATTCTTGGAAAAGTTATAGGTTGGGTTTAA